A section of the Brachyhypopomus gauderio isolate BG-103 chromosome 13, BGAUD_0.2, whole genome shotgun sequence genome encodes:
- the LOC143473464 gene encoding uncharacterized protein LOC143473464 isoform X2, whose protein sequence is MEKEKSYNCSECGKSFTRQSNLKQHQLIHTGEKPYHCSVCGKSFNNQSNLNHHQLIHTGEKLYHCSECGKSFTNHSNLKQHQHIHTGEKPYHCSVCGKSFTNQSNLNHHQLIHTGEKLYHCSECGKSFNQHRHLKQHQRIHTGEKLYHCSECGMGCTNQSNLKQHQLIHTGEKSYHCSECGKRFNQHRHLKQHQRIHTGEKPYHCSECGKSFTNHSNLRQHQHIHTGEKPYHCSVCGKSFTNQSNLNHHQRIHTGEKPYHCSECGKSFTYQSHLKDHQRIHTGEKPYHCSECGKSFTQHSSLLRHQCIHTGRGEKSYNCSECGKSFTRQSNLNQHQRIHRGEKPYHCSECGKSFTRQSNLNQHQCIHTGEKPYHCSECGKSFTNQSHLQRHQRIHTGEKPYYCSVCGKSFTTRSNLKQHQLIHTGEKPYHCSECGKSFNQHSSLKQHQHFHTGEKPYRCSECGKSFTTQSHLKQHQLIHTGEKLYHCSECGKSFNQHRHLKQHQRIHTGVKLYHCSECGKGCTNQSNLKQHQLIHTGEKSYHCSECGKRFNQHRHLKQHQRIHTGEKPYPCSECGKSFTNHSNLKQHQHIHTGEKPYHCSVCGKSFTNQSNLNHHQRIHTGEKPYHCSECGKSFTYQSNLKHHQRIHTGEKPYHCSECGKSFTRHSSLLRHQCIHTGRGVK, encoded by the exons atggaaaaggagaaaagctacaactgctcagagtgtgggaagagttttactcgaCAGAGTAATCTCAAGCAACACCAgctcattcacacaggagagaaaccgtatcactgctcagtgtgtgggaagagttttaataaTCAGAGTAATCTCAACCATCACCAgctcattcacacaggagagaagctatatcactgctcagagtgtgggaagagttttactaatcaCAGTAATCTCAagcaacaccagcacattcacacaggagagaaaccgtatcactgctcagtgtgtgggaagagttttactaatcaGAGTAATCTCAACCATCACCAgctcattcacacaggagagaagctatatcactgctcagagtgtgggaagagttttaatcaGCACAGACATCTCaagcaacaccagcgcattcacacaggagagaagctgtatcactgctcagagtgtgggatgGGTTGTACTAATCAGAGTAATCTCAAGCAACACCAgctcattcacacaggagagaagtcctatcactgctcagagtgtgggaagcgTTTTAATCAGCACAGACATCTCaagcaacaccagcgcattcacacaggagagaagccctatcactgctcagagtgtgggaagagttttactaatcaCAGTAATCTCAggcaacaccagcacattcacacaggagagaaaccgtatcactgctcagtgtgtgggaagagttttactaatcaGAGTAATCTCAACcatcaccagcgcattcacacaggagagaagccgtatcactgctcagagtgtgggaagagttttacttaTCAGAGTCATCTCAAGgatcaccagcgcattcacacaggagagaagccgtatcactgctcagagtgtgggaagagttttactcagcaCAGTAGTCTCCTGCGACATCAGTGCATTCACACaggcagaggt gagaaaagctacaactgctcagagtgtgggaagagttttactcgaCAGAGTAATCTCAatcaacaccagcgcattcacagaggagagaagccatatcactgctcagagtgtggaaagagttttactCGACAGAGTAATCTCAACCAACACCagtgcattcacacaggagagaagccgtatcactgctcagagtgtgggaagagttttactaatcaGAGTCATCTCCAgcgacaccagcgcattcacacaggagagaagccatattactgctcagtgtgcgggaagagttttactacacggAGTAATCTCAAGCAACACCAgctcattcacacaggagagaagccatatcactgctcagagtgtgggaagagttttaatcaGCACAGTTCTCTCAAGCAACACCAGCActttcacacaggagagaagccgtatcgctgctcagagtgtgggaagagttttactacacagagtcatctcaaacaacatcagctcattcacacaggagagaagctatatcactgctcagagtgtgggaagagttttaatcaGCACAGACATCTCaagcaacaccagcgcattcacacaggagtgaagctgtatcactgctcagagtgtgggaagggTTGTACTAATCAGAGTAATCTCAAGCAACACCAgctcattcacacaggagagaagtcgtatcactgctcagagtgtgggaagcgTTTTAATCAGCACAGACATCTCaagcaacaccagcgcattcacacaggagagaagccgtatccctgctcagagtgtgggaagagttttactaatcaCAGTAATCTCAagcaacaccagcacattcacacaggagagaaaccgtatcactgctcagtgtgtgggaagagttttactaatcaGAGTAATCTCAACCATcatcagcgcattcacacaggagagaagccgtatcactgctcagagtgtgggaagagttttacttaTCAGAGTAATCTCAAGcatcaccagcgcattcacacaggagagaagccgtatcactgctcagagtgtgggaagagttttactcggCACAGTAGTCTCCTGCGACATCAGTGCATTCACACaggcagaggtgtcaagtaa
- the LOC143473464 gene encoding uncharacterized protein LOC143473464 isoform X1 codes for MEKEKSYNCSECGKSFTRQSNLNQHQRIHRGEKPYHCSECGKSFTRQSNLNQHQCIHTGEKPYHCSECGKSFTNQSHLQRHQRIHTGEKPYYCSVCGKSFTTRSNLKQHQLIHTGEKPYHCSECGKSFNQHSSLKQHQHFHTGEKPYRCSECGKSFTTQSHLKQHQLIHTGEKLYHCSECGKSFNQHRHLKQHQRIHTGVKLYHCSECGKGCTNQSNLKQHQLIHTGEKSYHCSECGKRFNQHRHLKQHQRIHTGEKPYPCSECGKSFTNHSNLKQHQHIHTGEKPYHCSVCGKSFTNQSNLNHHQRIHTGEKPYHCSECGKSFTYQSNLKHHQRIHTGEKPYHCSECGKSFTRHSSLLRHQCIHTGRGVK; via the coding sequence atggaaaaggagaaaagctacaactgctcagagtgtgggaagagttttactcgaCAGAGTAATCTCAatcaacaccagcgcattcacagaggagagaagccatatcactgctcagagtgtggaaagagttttactCGACAGAGTAATCTCAACCAACACCagtgcattcacacaggagagaagccgtatcactgctcagagtgtgggaagagttttactaatcaGAGTCATCTCCAgcgacaccagcgcattcacacaggagagaagccatattactgctcagtgtgcgggaagagttttactacacggAGTAATCTCAAGCAACACCAgctcattcacacaggagagaagccatatcactgctcagagtgtgggaagagttttaatcaGCACAGTTCTCTCAAGCAACACCAGCActttcacacaggagagaagccgtatcgctgctcagagtgtgggaagagttttactacacagagtcatctcaaacaacatcagctcattcacacaggagagaagctatatcactgctcagagtgtgggaagagttttaatcaGCACAGACATCTCaagcaacaccagcgcattcacacaggagtgaagctgtatcactgctcagagtgtgggaagggTTGTACTAATCAGAGTAATCTCAAGCAACACCAgctcattcacacaggagagaagtcgtatcactgctcagagtgtgggaagcgTTTTAATCAGCACAGACATCTCaagcaacaccagcgcattcacacaggagagaagccgtatccctgctcagagtgtgggaagagttttactaatcaCAGTAATCTCAagcaacaccagcacattcacacaggagagaaaccgtatcactgctcagtgtgtgggaagagttttactaatcaGAGTAATCTCAACCATcatcagcgcattcacacaggagagaagccgtatcactgctcagagtgtgggaagagttttacttaTCAGAGTAATCTCAAGcatcaccagcgcattcacacaggagagaagccgtatcactgctcagagtgtgggaagagttttactcggCACAGTAGTCTCCTGCGACATCAGTGCATTCACACaggcagaggtgtcaagtaa